The Macrobrachium nipponense isolate FS-2020 chromosome 13, ASM1510439v2, whole genome shotgun sequence genome has a window encoding:
- the LOC135225762 gene encoding uncharacterized protein LOC135225762 isoform X1 has product MVRGSKDFTRFSLGREVQQQLGNSQQTHGSVTKKLITEDNINVALHKAKGSGARIVSWTVKNFTAKGDNYVSVVTSVDIKYQLDGNEYSTSFIAKLGAPQSTKTFSESIDYAFVKECRVYEEIVPLLGEELISRGLQRLRVPECYYAICEPGDQVIYLEDLRIRGFQTRERKAPLDKAHTTLVLQEMARLHAASLLLQSRGGYEQLDVKFPYLNKDCFDVTEDVQKMAAGLLDKHMQETIIALKEFEGYQKAIQWLTDLMPHAYETWMRQLDNNTKFAVICHGDCWNNNILFRYDDQGNPIEAMLVDLQLLRFASLAADIQLLFCISLTGHERKSNLDYYLDVYYESFKSVMDSGGLAMPFTRGELADEYESKRLYGLFWAMAFLPAILSESEDIPDEFYTNDLLTASEGLSSCSASQDPDGESVGSPMSEKEKEVFLLKFKKNPDLTSRFLSLFDDIIGNGENVL; this is encoded by the exons atGGTCCGCGGCTCAAAGGATTTCACTCGTTTCAGCCTGGGACGGGAAGTGCAACAGCAGT TGGGTAACTCCCAGCAAACTCACGGATCAGTGACGAAGAAGCTGATTACAGAAGACAATATAAATGTTGCTTTACACAAGGCTAAGGGCTCTGGTGCTCGTATTGTCTCATGGACCGTCAAGAATTTTACAGCTAAAGGTGATAATTATGTCTCAGTTGTGACTAGCGTTGATATAAAGTACCAACTGGATGGCAACGAATATTCCACTTCTTTCATTGCTAAGCTTGGGGCCCCCCAATCAACCAAGACTTTCAGCGAGAGCATCGATTACGCCTTCGTGAAAGAATGCAGAGTCTATGAAGAAATCGTCCCTCTCTTGGGCGAGGAACTGATTTCTCGTGGCCTCCAGCGTCTGAGAGTTCCAGAATGTTACTATGCTATATGTGAGCCTGGAGATCAGGTTATTTATTTAGAAGACTTGAGAATTCGTGGATTTCAAACTCGTGAGCGCAAAGCCCCATTAGACAAGGCCCACACCACTCTAGTGCTCCAGGAAATGGCCAGATTACATGCTGCATCTTTGTTGCTTCAGAGTAGAGGTGGCTATGAGCAACTTGATGTCAAATTTCCATATCTGAATAAGGATTGCTTTGATGTAACTGAGGATGTTCAAAAAATGGCTGCAGGTCTGTTGGATAAGCATATGCAGGAAACAATTATTGCTCTGAAGGAGTTTGAAGGTTACCAGAAGGCCATTCAGTGGTTAACGGATCTCATGCCGCACGCTTACGAGACATGGATGAGGCAATTAGACAACAACACGAAATTTGCTGTCATTTGCCATGGCGACTGCTGGAATAACAATATTCTTTTCAG GTATGACGACCAAGGAAACCCCATTGAGGCAATGTTGGTTGATCTGCAACTTCTTCGCTTCGCTTCTCTCGCAGCTGACATACAGTTGCTGTTTTGCATCAGCCTAACGGGGCACGAGAGGAAATCGAACCTCGATTACTACTTGGATGTCTACTATGAATCCTTCAAGAGTGTCATGGATTCTGGGGGATTAGCCATGCCTTTCACCAGAGGTGAACTTGCTGATGAGTACGAAAGCAAACGTCTTTATGGCCTATTTTGGGCAATGGCTTTTTTGCCGGCCATCCTCAGTGAAAGCGAGGACATCCCAGATGAGTTCTACACCAACGACTTGCTTACAGCATCCGAAGGACTCTCCAGCTGCAGTGCTTCCCAGGACCCCGACGGAGAGTCTGTCGGTTCTCCGATgagtgagaaagagaaggaggttTTTCTCCTCAAGTTCAAAAAGAATCCCGATTTGACATCgcgtttcctttctctctttgatGACATCATCGGAAATGGCGAGAATGTATTGTGA
- the LOC135225762 gene encoding uncharacterized protein LOC135225762 isoform X3, protein MGNSQQTHGSVTKKLITEDNINVALHKAKGSGARIVSWTVKNFTAKGDNYVSVVTSVDIKYQLDGNEYSTSFIAKLGAPQSTKTFSESIDYAFVKECRVYEEIVPLLGEELISRGLQRLRVPECYYAICEPGDQVIYLEDLRIRGFQTRERKAPLDKAHTTLVLQEMARLHAASLLLQSRGGYEQLDVKFPYLNKDCFDVTEDVQKMAAGLLDKHMQETIIALKEFEGYQKAIQWLTDLMPHAYETWMRQLDNNTKFAVICHGDCWNNNILFRYDDQGNPIEAMLVDLQLLRFASLAADIQLLFCISLTGHERKSNLDYYLDVYYESFKSVMDSGGLAMPFTRGELADEYESKRLYGLFWAMAFLPAILSESEDIPDEFYTNDLLTASEGLSSCSASQDPDGESVGSPMSEKEKEVFLLKFKKNPDLTSRFLSLFDDIIGNGENVL, encoded by the exons A TGGGTAACTCCCAGCAAACTCACGGATCAGTGACGAAGAAGCTGATTACAGAAGACAATATAAATGTTGCTTTACACAAGGCTAAGGGCTCTGGTGCTCGTATTGTCTCATGGACCGTCAAGAATTTTACAGCTAAAGGTGATAATTATGTCTCAGTTGTGACTAGCGTTGATATAAAGTACCAACTGGATGGCAACGAATATTCCACTTCTTTCATTGCTAAGCTTGGGGCCCCCCAATCAACCAAGACTTTCAGCGAGAGCATCGATTACGCCTTCGTGAAAGAATGCAGAGTCTATGAAGAAATCGTCCCTCTCTTGGGCGAGGAACTGATTTCTCGTGGCCTCCAGCGTCTGAGAGTTCCAGAATGTTACTATGCTATATGTGAGCCTGGAGATCAGGTTATTTATTTAGAAGACTTGAGAATTCGTGGATTTCAAACTCGTGAGCGCAAAGCCCCATTAGACAAGGCCCACACCACTCTAGTGCTCCAGGAAATGGCCAGATTACATGCTGCATCTTTGTTGCTTCAGAGTAGAGGTGGCTATGAGCAACTTGATGTCAAATTTCCATATCTGAATAAGGATTGCTTTGATGTAACTGAGGATGTTCAAAAAATGGCTGCAGGTCTGTTGGATAAGCATATGCAGGAAACAATTATTGCTCTGAAGGAGTTTGAAGGTTACCAGAAGGCCATTCAGTGGTTAACGGATCTCATGCCGCACGCTTACGAGACATGGATGAGGCAATTAGACAACAACACGAAATTTGCTGTCATTTGCCATGGCGACTGCTGGAATAACAATATTCTTTTCAG GTATGACGACCAAGGAAACCCCATTGAGGCAATGTTGGTTGATCTGCAACTTCTTCGCTTCGCTTCTCTCGCAGCTGACATACAGTTGCTGTTTTGCATCAGCCTAACGGGGCACGAGAGGAAATCGAACCTCGATTACTACTTGGATGTCTACTATGAATCCTTCAAGAGTGTCATGGATTCTGGGGGATTAGCCATGCCTTTCACCAGAGGTGAACTTGCTGATGAGTACGAAAGCAAACGTCTTTATGGCCTATTTTGGGCAATGGCTTTTTTGCCGGCCATCCTCAGTGAAAGCGAGGACATCCCAGATGAGTTCTACACCAACGACTTGCTTACAGCATCCGAAGGACTCTCCAGCTGCAGTGCTTCCCAGGACCCCGACGGAGAGTCTGTCGGTTCTCCGATgagtgagaaagagaaggaggttTTTCTCCTCAAGTTCAAAAAGAATCCCGATTTGACATCgcgtttcctttctctctttgatGACATCATCGGAAATGGCGAGAATGTATTGTGA